AGGCAAGCTCGCCGCATCCCACATCCCGCAACGCCCCCGGGTCCCACCACCCGCCTGCCACACGCTGTAAGACCGATAACGCCTTATCTCCATCCACCACGAAGCACCGCCACGGCGCAGCGCCGGGAAGGCggagcggcggccgggccgCCCCCTCAGCATCCCCGCCCCGGACGGACGCGCTGTCCCGCCCCGCCACCGCGCTCCGCCCTTCCGCCGGGACATGGCGCAGGAGCCGCGGGACATGGATGGGGACGTGGAGGACGGCGAGCTATCCGGCTCCGACTCGGACATGCCCGGCGCCGGCTCCCCCGGACAGGTGAGGGTGGGCAGCGGCCGgagcgccgggccggggggcgccgggccgggggctgcgggacggGGAGGCCGCGAAGGACGCGCCTGAGGGGCTCTTACCGGCGTGCAGCGCTGCTTCCCGGGCCGGTGGCTTCTCCCGGGGCTTGGTGGCATCTCCCTGGGCCAGTGGTTTCTCCCGAGGCTTGGTGGCTTCTCCCTGGGCCGGTGGTTTCTGCCGGGGCTTGTCGCTTGTCCCTGCGCTGGTGCCGCCGGGGCCTCCCCGGGGAGCCGCTCCCGCGCCGGGCGCGTGGCGCGCGCGGGAACAATGGGGGCAGCGGCGGCaatggggacagtggggacaatGGGTACagtgggggcagtgggggcagtggggacagtggggacagtggggacaatgggggcagtggggacagtggggtcaGTGGGGACAATGGGGGCAGTTGGGGCAGCGGCGGCAATGGGGGCAGTGGGAACAATGGGGGCAGTGGGAACAATGGGGGCAGTGGGGACAATGGGGGCAGTTGGGGCACTGGGGACAATGAGAGCAgtggggacaatggggacagtgggggcagtggggacagtgggggcaATTGGGACAGGGGGGCAatgggggcagtgggggcaATTGGGGCAATTGGGGCAGCGGCGGCAATTGGGGCAATGGGGGCAGTGGGGACAATGGGGGCAATGGGGGCAGCGGCGGCAATGGGGACAGTGGGGGCAATGGGGGCAGTGGGGACAATGGGGGCAGCGGCAGCagtggggacagcggggacagtggggacaatCGGGACAATGAGGGCAGTGCGGACAGTGGGAGCAGTGGGGACAATGAGGGCAGTGGGGACAATGGGGGCAGTGGGGACAATTGGGgcagtggggacagtgggggcagcggcagcagtggggacagtggggacaatgggggcagtggggacaatggggacagtgggagcagtggggacagtgggagcAGTGGGGACAATGGGGGCAGTGGGGACAATGAGGGCAGTGGGGACAGTGGCGGCAGTGGGGATAATGAGGGCAATGGGGGCAGTGGGGACAATTGGGGCaatggggacagtggggaccATGGGGACAGTGGCTGCAGTGGGACAGTGGGGGCAATTGGGGCAGTGGGGACAATGAGAGCAGTGGGGGCAGGCCGCTGGGTGACCACGCGAGAGAGCTCCAAGCACTGCGAGCCCCGTGGCCCTGCGGCTCTCCCGCATCTCTCCGTGTCTGGGTAGAGATGCCAGCACTGTCCCTCTGTCTCTCGGGGTTTCCCCCTTATGTCCCCCCCGCCACCAGCCCgaggtccccagcacaggaaggacctggagctgctggagcccgGCTAggggaggcaccaggatgagcagagggatggagcagctctgctgggaggaaaggctgtgagagctgggcttgttcagcctggagaggagaagctctggggtgacctcactgtggccttgcagggcctgaaggagctgcaggaaagatggagagagacagttgacaagggctggagggacagggcacagggaatggctgcagACTTACAGAGGGCAGATTTAGATcagatactaggaaaaaattcttccctgtgagggtgggcagaccctggcacagggtgcccagagaagctgtggctgctcctggatccctggcagtgtccaaggccaggttggacattggggcttggagcagcctgggatactggaagctgtccctgcctgtggcaggaggtggcagtggatgggctttaaggtccctcccaacccagaCCGGTCTGGGGTTCTCAGAGGATATGAGGAATTTACTTTGTGAGGAATTTGTACTCAGAGTATAAGGTATTCATGGTGGcgtacagaaaggaaaagatttcaAACTAAGATCAGTGTGTGACACTGTATGTGTAAAGAACTATATTTTCTCCAGTTACTTTGATCTTTGCAGTATAGTTCTGAGAAATGAAGCACAAAATAAGTTTCTTACAGAAGCGttcagtctttttttatttatgctgGTTTTGGTATTATACTTGAAGTTAAAGGTTTGTATTTTATAATGTGATAAGTTGAAtacttctcttttctgtttgctgtttggagaaagaagaagcagTGCCCATGTTGACGAAAGCAGTAAGGctaaagaaagaatttttcgCTTCACCTGAAAGTGAAGGAAGAGATCTTACTTTGAAAGATCATGGGACAGCATATAACTTGATAAGAAAGCACTCAGGGAATAACTGGAATTATGAGCAAGAGCGTTTCTTGAGTATTTGTGTATCAGTGGAATGATTTTTTGGTGGGGGTGTTTGTTCTAATTAATTAGCTGTAGTTAATCCATGGTGTCTGGTTGgtttaaaggaggaaaaatgggtGGTTCTGTAAGGTCCTGCTGTCTCCAAGCTGGTCGGGTGTTGTCCTGATGGAACCAGGATCACAGTACACTCTTAGTCTGAGCAGCATCCcagttttgtgggtttggttttggggtttatttttggtCATTTGATTTTCTCACTTGAAACTCCAGCGAGATTATTAACTGCTCTGCTGTTAGACAAACCTCTGGTAGGTTGCtcttttgttttggtatttttctcttcttagaGCTGCTGTGTATGTTGTGTCTTTGTCCAGTCTGGGAATATTCACTACTTTTCCAGTCTCATAATCATTTTCACTCAGCAAAGTTTGCCTTAAGAAGAGTGACTGCTGATGTGTTTCTGTGTCAGCCATGCTCTGTTTCATGTTCATACACTCAAAATACAGGAGTTTCAAAGGATGCTCCTGTGCTGTGGCCCAGGAGATGCTGGTGGAGGACTGCACGGCCACATGGGTTAGAATTATGTATTTTAGCTAATCGACGACTTGATAGCTCTTCTAATTTTCATGAATAATGGGTTTCAATTCACTTTTTCATTCCAGAAGCCACACGCTGGCAGTGATTCATGCAGGCCCTTCCAGAGCAGCATCTCATCCTGTGCTCCCAGTGTTCCTTACAGGACCACCAAGAGCGTGGATTCCAGCGAGGAGAGCGGCTCCGACTCTGACGACGACAGCTGCCTGTGGAAGCGAAAGAGGCAGAAGTGCTTCAACCTCTCCCCTGCCAAACCTGAgcccttccagctcagccagagccACCAGAAACAGACTGCTCTGCGTGGCAAGAAGGTCAACAACATCTGGGGCGCAGTGCTCCAGGAGCAGAACCAGGACGCGGTTGCCACTGAGCTTGGGATTCTGGGCATGGACGGCTCAATTGACAGGAGCAGGCAGTCCGAGACTTACAACTACCTGCTGGCTAAAAAGCTAATGAAGGAAGCCCAGCAGAAGGAGGCAGAGACTTTAGACAAAGAGCTGGATGAGTACATGCAGGATGACAAGAAGGCATtgccagcagaggaggaaaacgGGCAGGGCTTCCTCAAACGGAAGCGGCCCGTGAGAGATAGACTGGGTGAAAGGCAAGAGATGAAATACAAGGGAAGGTATGAGATAACAGAGGAAGATTCAGAGGAAAAAGTGGCAGATGAAATTGCTTATAGGTGAGTTTAATAATGGTATGTTTTCACTTCACTAAGTACTGGTGGTTGGTTGaaagaagaggggggaaaagctCCCCTGCTGCTAAATAAGGTGTCACACCAGATCatgaaaagcatttccaaaatCCTGGGATAAAAATGCATCACTGTGGCTGGTGATCTTGTAGAAACATGCAATTAATACTGCctgtttctttgaatttttaatgtttttatttaaagagaCACCAGGATGGTTTGTTATTTGAGAACAGTGGCAAggaaaaattctgcttttcagtatACAGGTTTAGTAGTGGCTTTTTTGGGGAAATACCCCATGGTTGGTTGGAGTTGGACACCAATGCACACATGCTGTGGTCACACAAAAATCTTGTTTTACAAGTTCTAAACCTTTGAAACTGGAGATAACGTGGGCAGTGCAGTGTTTTGGATGGAATCAAACTGCCACACTCCTCTTTCAGGGGtccaagggaagaaaattatgTTAAGTAGGGAGCAAGACAATTTACTGACAGTTAGCTTGACATTTGAATAAAACCTGGGATAATTTGTCATTGTTGTTCTTATACATGTGGTATTACTTCAGAATCTGGCAATGCTACAGCAATTAGACAGTTATTAATGCTGTTAACAGTTCTGGGTAGTTtctcatttattattttgaaaactttgaGCATATTTCTTGCAATAAACTCCTTTTTGTTGTATAGAGCTTCATTGAAATAGGACAGAAGCCtcttttttctaaatgtttgtAGCAGTGGTGGCACTGAGCTGTATCAATAGGGTTCTGATTGtagtgtaattttttctttttgtttgtttgctttttctttgctttttctagATTATCATAGATCAGTCAACAAAttgatttcttctttgttaCGTAGGTTTGTCTAAAAGTGGCACGTGATACAGGGGAACTTTTGCACTTCCCATTTTCTCCAGTTGCTGATTAAACtgtaaaaagttaattttaactGTTAAATGCACAAGAAGCTTTTATACTTTGATTTCAGAGGTTTATGCAGGTCTTTGCAGTTTCATATTTGGTTTGATATTTCACAGAtcagtagaagaaaaataaccacTCAAGGCATTTTCATTGAAACAAGTTTCAAAAATGCCTGCTTTAGGGAAAGAACGTCCCTCAGAAGCTCAGTATTTTGAAATCTGATTCAATAAACCATTTAAACACATTTGAATGCATAGAATCCTCAGCACAAAACGAATTATTCATTGTGGAAGTTCCACAGTCAGTTATACTCGAGAAATTATCCTGACAGtaaatgtgctgctttttcttttcctctctgttcagACTTTGTGAGCCAAAGAAAGACTTAATTGCTCGAGTAGTGAAAATAATTGGGAAGAGAAAAGCCATTGAGCTGCTGATGGAAACAGCTGAAGTGGAACAGAATGGTGGACTGTTCATCGTGGTAAGGAAAATGCCATCCTGTGGGTTTGCCAGGGACGGGGAGGGCAGCACAACCTTTTACTTGTAGAATATTCACACAGTGCTGATGCAAGTCTCTCATGCTGGACGTGGTCTCCTGGAGTTTTGTGGCCTTCCCTTGCCACGAGACTCCCTCAATAAACACTCATGTAAGCTTCCAGCAGGATTTGAGCAAACAGTAAGGTGGAATGAACCTGGAAATGACCCAGGTTCTTGTGCTGAGGTTGGTGTCTGATTTGCAGGGATAATGTTGTGTCTGTTACTGTGGCTCTCTTCGGGATCTTTCTCTCACAGACTCAGGACTGAAAGATCCTCAAGCTTGaataaaaaccagcatttcCAGTATTCCATTTGCAGAGTAACTCCCAAAAGGAAAGCTCTTGGCTTTATTAGGGAACCACTGGCTTGCGTATTAGCAGAGCAAAACTGAGCACTGATTTCTGTTGCAAATCATGGTCAGAACCCTATACCCCATGTTTAAGTTATCAATTTTTGGCatgttttttgttcttgttaaATACTGAGCCTCAGTGCATAAAACACAGTGGATGAGAAAAGCTGTGGGTGAGGAAAAAGTGGGTGAGAACCAGGAAATACTTTCACTTGATTACAATTTATGTCTTTTAAGGTCCATCACTcagaagcagagaggaggggaagaacaAGTAGGAGGACAcagtctaaaaaaaaaaccaaaataaattaaaaaacccaccacctcTCTCCTTCAAAAAAAAGTAACGGCAACAAATTCCAGCTAGCCAGTTGTGTTAGAAGCATTGTGTTAGATGCATTGTGTTAGAAGCATGTCCTGAAAGATAATTTAATAACTGTTCACAGAGGAGATgaagggacacagctcctggtggcacaggtggctTTGGATGCAGATCAGAGTACACTCTTTGAAAGGCAGATCACAAAAGACAAATGAAATGCAAGTGATAAAAAGATGTTCACATGTGCTGTTTCAAGAACCTACTTAAAACCTGACCTTCCCTGTTCTTGGAATTTTTTAGATTGTATAGTATATTATTTGGCAGGAAAGTATCACATTTTGCACGGTGTCACCCAGTTTTTACTGGAGTACAAGTAGTGTTTCATACTACAAATTTTAATCGAATAATAGTATGATAATTAGCACTTAAAATTTACAGAGGTTTCAAAGCTGAGCCCATTCCATGCTTTAAGTattgcactgctgctgctgtgctaaAAACTGCTGGGTCTGTGTGGTGGGGAGGGAGTTTAAAAGTACAGGTTGTGTTTCCTATGGCTTCAGCAGAATTGCAAAATCCTGTAGATAACACAAGTTGTAGCATTTCTGAGcacaattataaaaaaaaacccctgagatagcataattttattaaattcattttaGACATTTTACTGGGCTTATGTGTTAGGAGTGCTCGAGTAGTTAAACTTGTTGCAGATAGCTGTGAGAGTAGTTAGAATATTattcatattttgtttcttcGTACCAAAATCAGGTTTAGTGTGTggttttatttagcattatgttctggaaagaaaatgtgaagtgataaaaattttttttgtaacttcATAATTTTCCTGTCCAGATTTAGCAGGCTGGTTGTTGACCTTTGTATGACTAATTCACTCACAAATGAGACATAGCCAGGGCTTTTTTCATGTGATACTTGACACACACAGAACttaaattggttttattttgt
This sequence is a window from Corvus moneduloides isolate bCorMon1 chromosome Z, bCorMon1.pri, whole genome shotgun sequence. Protein-coding genes within it:
- the PHAX gene encoding phosphorylated adapter RNA export protein, with amino-acid sequence MAQEPRDMDGDVEDGELSGSDSDMPGAGSPGQKPHAGSDSCRPFQSSISSCAPSVPYRTTKSVDSSEESGSDSDDDSCLWKRKRQKCFNLSPAKPEPFQLSQSHQKQTALRGKKVNNIWGAVLQEQNQDAVATELGILGMDGSIDRSRQSETYNYLLAKKLMKEAQQKEAETLDKELDEYMQDDKKALPAEEENGQGFLKRKRPVRDRLGERQEMKYKGRYEITEEDSEEKVADEIAYRLCEPKKDLIARVVKIIGKRKAIELLMETAEVEQNGGLFIVNGTRRRTPGGVYLNLLKNTPSIKEEQIKEIFYLENQKEYENKKAAKKRRIQVLGKKMKKAIKGLNLQEYDDASRETFASDTNEALASLDDLQEGHHEAKMEHEDTIEIDNAHDLEIF